CCGCGCTCGAGGAGGGCATGGGGTTCGACGGCTCCTCGATCGAGGGCTTCGCCCGCATTGATGAGAGCGACATGGTGGCGAAACCCGATCCCACCACCTTTACCCTGCTGCCGTGGCGGCCCAAGGAGCACCGCGCGGTGGCGAAGATGTTCTGCGACATCATCGAGCCCGATGGCTCGCCCCATCAGGGCGACCCGCGCTGGGCGCTCAAGCGCGTGCTCAAGCGAGCGCAGGAGATGGGCTACACCTATTACGTCGGGCCCGAGCTGGAGTACTTCTACTTCCGCTCGGCCAAGGGGCGGCCCGAGGTCTTGGACGAGGGCGGCTACTTCGACCTGACGCCGCTGGATGTGGCGCACGACCTGCGCCGCGACACGGTGCTGACGCTGGAGGACATGGGCATCGGCGTCGAGTACAGCCACCACGAGGTTGCCCCCAGCCAGCACGAGATTGACATGCGCTATACCGACGCGTTGACGATGGCCGACAGCGTCATGACCTACCGGCTGGTGGTGAAGGAGATCGCGCTGCAGAACGGCATCTACGCGACCTTCATGCCCAAGCCCATCTACGGCGAGAACGGCAGCGGTATGCATACCCACATGTCGCTGTTCAAGGGCGACAAGAACGCCTTCTTCGATGCCAACGCCCAGTACCACCTGTCTCCGCTCGGCAAGCAGTTCATCGCGGGACTGCTGCGGCATTCGCGGGAGATCTGCTCGGTGGTGGCGCAGTGGGTGAACTCGTACAAGCGGCTGGTGCCGGGGTACGAGGCGCCGGTCTACGTCTCGTGGGGTCGACGGAACCGCTCGGCGCTGGT
The DNA window shown above is from Armatimonadota bacterium and carries:
- a CDS encoding glutamine synthetase family protein, with protein sequence MAKEHDVKFVRLWFTDILGFLKSFAITVEELETALEEGMGFDGSSIEGFARIDESDMVAKPDPTTFTLLPWRPKEHRAVAKMFCDIIEPDGSPHQGDPRWALKRVLKRAQEMGYTYYVGPELEYFYFRSAKGRPEVLDEGGYFDLTPLDVAHDLRRDTVLTLEDMGIGVEYSHHEVAPSQHEIDMRYTDALTMADSVMTYRLVVKEIALQNGIYATFMPKPIYGENGSGMHTHMSLFKGDKNAFFDANAQYHLSPLGKQFIAGLLRHSREICSVVAQWVNSYKRLVPGYEAPVYVSWGRRNRSALVRVPMYKPGKEKATRAEFRCPDPACNPYLAFTVMLAAGLRGIAEEYELPDAVEEDIFHMSAEERERRGIASLPGSLDEAIAETEKSMLVREALGDHIFEKFIANKKIEWEAYRSHVSGFELDRYLAIL